A genomic window from Litoreibacter janthinus includes:
- a CDS encoding SAM-dependent methyltransferase has product MWDRLLRTLLKQLIKEGTLTVHLNSGEMINAGNGAEPHVTLHLRDDSLPSQLIRNPELAMGDAYMDGTLTIENDDVRGFLTLVVRNFQSGNLPWTQTLARNLRIAKRKWDQWIPHAKAQQNAEHHYDISNDFYNLFLDEDMQYTCAYFKDPSMTLEDAQIAKKAHIAGKLLIKPGMKILDIGSGWGGLAITLAKDYGAQVVGVTLSDEQRKAAIARAETAGVSHLVEFRLQDYRDVTEQFDRIVSVGMLEHVGEPQYPTYFRQIEKNLKEDGVALIHFIGRTGPPGNLSPWFQKHIFPSGYTPSLSEVVSVVEKSKLEAADIEVWRTHYDRTLYEWLIRFEDRLDEVRAMGYDERFIRMWRYYLIASELSLSDMPHVLYHVQLHKHQTTVPITRDYLYVDGAPEPHSAFPDGFVPKK; this is encoded by the coding sequence ATGTGGGACAGGCTACTTCGCACTCTGCTCAAACAACTTATCAAAGAGGGAACTCTTACCGTCCACCTCAACTCTGGTGAAATGATAAATGCAGGCAATGGAGCAGAGCCTCATGTGACTTTACACCTTCGCGATGACAGCCTTCCAAGCCAGCTGATACGCAACCCCGAGCTTGCCATGGGTGACGCCTATATGGACGGAACCCTGACGATCGAAAACGATGACGTCCGAGGATTTCTAACCCTTGTTGTGCGCAACTTCCAAAGTGGAAATCTGCCATGGACCCAAACACTTGCCCGCAACCTGCGCATAGCCAAACGCAAATGGGACCAATGGATTCCACATGCCAAGGCCCAGCAGAACGCCGAGCATCACTATGACATTTCGAACGATTTTTATAACCTCTTTCTAGACGAGGACATGCAATACACCTGCGCCTATTTCAAAGATCCGAGCATGACTTTGGAAGACGCTCAGATCGCTAAAAAGGCGCATATCGCGGGCAAATTGCTGATCAAGCCGGGGATGAAAATCCTCGATATCGGCTCCGGCTGGGGTGGGTTGGCGATAACTTTGGCAAAAGACTACGGCGCGCAGGTTGTGGGCGTGACGCTCTCCGACGAACAACGCAAAGCTGCCATTGCCCGCGCCGAAACGGCAGGTGTTTCACATTTGGTAGAGTTCCGGCTTCAGGATTACCGCGACGTGACCGAGCAATTTGACCGCATTGTATCTGTCGGCATGCTCGAACATGTGGGCGAGCCCCAATACCCGACCTATTTCCGTCAGATCGAAAAGAACCTCAAAGAAGATGGCGTAGCTCTCATCCATTTCATCGGGCGCACTGGCCCTCCGGGTAACCTGTCCCCTTGGTTCCAGAAGCACATATTCCCCAGCGGCTACACGCCCTCATTGTCCGAAGTGGTAAGCGTGGTTGAAAAGTCCAAGCTGGAGGCCGCCGATATCGAGGTCTGGCGGACCCATTACGACCGCACCCTTTACGAATGGTTGATCCGCTTCGAAGACCGTTTGGACGAGGTCCGCGCCATGGGATACGACGAACGCTTCATCCGCATGTGGCGCTACTATCTGATCGCGTCAGAGCTCAGCCTGTCGGACATGCCCCACGTCTTGTATCACGTGCAGCTTCACAAGCACCAAACCACGGTGCCGATCACCCGCGATTACCTCTATGTGGATGGCGCGCCCGAGCCGCATTCGGCCTTTCCGGACGGGTTCGTTCCAAAGAAATGA
- the aspS gene encoding aspartate--tRNA ligase codes for MHAYRSHSCADLNASNVGENVRLSGWVHRVRDHGGILFIDLRDHYGITQVLADPDSPVFKDVEKVRSEWCIRIDGNVMARAPELVNPKLPTGEVEVFIRDIEVLGASDELPLMVFGDQEYPEETRLKYRFLDLRREKLQRNMILRSDVVSSMRKRMWDMKFKEFQTPIITASSPEGARDFLVPSRLHPGKFYALPQAPQQFKQLLMVSGFDKYFQIAPCFRDEDPRADRSPTDFYQLDLEMSFVEQQDVFDTIQPVIQGVFEEFGGGRKVDSEWEQISYKDAALWYGTDKPDLRNPIKMQVVSEHFKGSGFAIFAKILEQDGTEIRAIPAPKGGSRKFCDRMNAFAQKEGLPGMGYIFWRDQGEGMEAAGPLAKNIGPERTEAIRKQLGLGVGDAAFFLGGKPSSFEGVAGRARVEIGNELGLTDQDRFAFAWIVDFPMYEADEESGKIDFSHNPFSMPQGGMDALQGDPLDVLGYQYDLACNGYELISGAIRNHKPEIMFKAFELAGYGEEEVRKRFGGMVNAFKYGAPPHGGCAAGIDRIVMLLADEANIREVILFPMNQRAEDLMMSAPSEPMADQLMELGLRVIPQD; via the coding sequence ATGCACGCTTATCGCAGCCATTCCTGTGCCGACCTGAACGCATCCAACGTGGGTGAAAATGTTCGCTTGTCCGGCTGGGTTCATCGTGTGCGCGACCACGGCGGCATCCTCTTTATCGACCTTCGTGACCATTACGGCATCACCCAAGTGCTGGCCGACCCTGACAGCCCTGTGTTCAAGGACGTGGAAAAGGTGCGCTCCGAATGGTGTATCCGGATCGACGGCAATGTGATGGCCCGTGCGCCCGAGCTGGTGAACCCGAAGCTGCCAACGGGCGAGGTTGAGGTTTTCATTCGCGACATCGAAGTTCTGGGCGCGTCTGACGAGCTGCCCTTGATGGTATTCGGAGATCAGGAATACCCTGAAGAGACCCGCCTGAAATACCGCTTCCTCGACCTGCGCCGCGAGAAGCTGCAGCGCAACATGATCCTGCGCTCTGACGTTGTATCCTCTATGCGCAAGCGCATGTGGGACATGAAGTTCAAGGAATTCCAGACGCCGATTATCACCGCGTCCAGCCCCGAAGGCGCACGCGACTTCCTTGTGCCGTCCCGCCTGCATCCGGGCAAGTTCTACGCGTTGCCGCAAGCCCCGCAGCAGTTCAAGCAGCTGTTGATGGTGTCGGGCTTCGACAAGTATTTCCAGATTGCTCCGTGTTTTCGTGACGAAGACCCGCGTGCGGACCGCTCGCCCACCGACTTCTACCAGCTTGACCTAGAGATGAGCTTTGTCGAGCAGCAGGACGTGTTCGACACGATCCAGCCGGTGATCCAAGGCGTGTTCGAAGAATTCGGCGGCGGTCGCAAGGTGGATAGCGAGTGGGAACAGATTTCCTACAAGGACGCAGCACTCTGGTACGGCACAGACAAGCCCGACCTGCGCAACCCGATCAAGATGCAAGTTGTGTCGGAGCATTTCAAAGGCTCCGGCTTTGCGATCTTCGCCAAGATTTTGGAGCAGGACGGAACTGAAATCCGCGCCATTCCCGCGCCCAAAGGTGGATCGCGCAAGTTCTGCGATCGGATGAATGCATTTGCGCAGAAGGAAGGATTGCCCGGCATGGGGTATATCTTCTGGCGTGACCAAGGCGAAGGCATGGAAGCCGCTGGCCCGCTGGCGAAAAACATCGGTCCAGAACGCACCGAAGCGATCCGCAAGCAGCTTGGTCTTGGCGTCGGCGATGCGGCGTTCTTCCTGGGCGGTAAGCCGTCCTCGTTCGAAGGTGTTGCCGGCCGTGCCCGCGTGGAAATCGGCAACGAATTGGGCCTGACGGATCAGGACCGCTTTGCCTTTGCGTGGATCGTGGACTTCCCGATGTATGAGGCGGACGAGGAGAGCGGCAAGATCGACTTCTCGCACAACCCTTTCTCTATGCCTCAGGGCGGAATGGATGCGCTGCAGGGCGATCCGCTGGATGTGCTGGGTTACCAGTATGACCTTGCCTGCAACGGCTACGAGCTGATTTCAGGCGCCATCCGGAACCACAAGCCGGAGATCATGTTCAAGGCGTTCGAGTTGGCCGGCTACGGCGAAGAGGAAGTGCGCAAGCGCTTCGGCGGTATGGTCAATGCGTTCAAATACGGCGCACCGCCCCACGGTGGCTGTGCGGCAGGTATCGACCGCATCGTGATGCTGCTGGCTGACGAGGCCAACATTCGCGAAGTGATCCTGTTCCCGATGAACCAGCGCGCCGAAGACCTGATGATGTCTGCGCCAAGCGAGCCAATGGCCGATCAGCTGATGGAGCTGGGTCTACGAGTCATTCCGCAAGACTAA
- a CDS encoding DUF1800 domain-containing protein, giving the protein MAFTPDIAQIRFGEGLSPAVDPPSSVDAILQQLRGPDVAAEAFPIPLFSSLHGEFATVTGLQRAMRKGRNGPDADELTKTYKQARRALNVRLEAMLAPVLSRSITTSQPFRERITRFWADHFTVVGKSNLTVNAVPTYVEEAIRPHVAGRFADMLKAVMVSPMMLEYLDQNRSVGPNSAGAKGRRGLNENLARELLELHTLGVEGAYKQSDVRQLAELLTGMSTALGQGFLFRGKIAEPGAETVLGHSYGGGQASVDDVMAFLEDVAHHPDTARHLARKLAVHFTSDIPDEGLISQMADAYLASKGELMAVYDALLRHPFAWDSFGQKIKQPMDFVCSALRVLEVPPASLQNLNRAKRMAYITSPMAGMGQQWLRPSGPDGWPEEAEAWVTPQGLAARIQWAMAMPSAFFRGLPDPREFVGAALGSIADEKVNFAARAAETRREGVGLILASPAFQRR; this is encoded by the coding sequence ATGGCGTTCACCCCTGATATTGCGCAAATTCGCTTTGGCGAAGGGCTGTCGCCTGCCGTCGATCCGCCCTCATCCGTGGACGCCATTTTGCAGCAACTGCGCGGCCCCGACGTCGCCGCCGAGGCGTTCCCGATTCCGCTGTTCTCGTCACTGCATGGCGAGTTCGCAACGGTCACGGGGTTGCAGCGCGCGATGCGTAAGGGCCGCAACGGGCCGGACGCGGACGAGCTGACCAAAACCTACAAGCAGGCACGCCGCGCGCTGAATGTGCGTTTGGAAGCTATGTTGGCGCCCGTGCTGTCTCGCTCCATCACGACGTCGCAGCCGTTTCGCGAACGCATAACGCGGTTTTGGGCGGATCACTTCACTGTGGTCGGCAAAAGCAACCTGACCGTTAATGCTGTCCCGACCTATGTCGAGGAGGCCATTCGCCCTCATGTGGCAGGGCGCTTTGCCGACATGCTGAAAGCGGTGATGGTGAGCCCGATGATGCTGGAATACCTCGACCAGAATAGGTCCGTAGGGCCAAATTCGGCGGGCGCAAAGGGGCGGCGCGGGCTGAACGAGAACCTTGCCCGCGAGTTGCTGGAACTGCACACGCTTGGGGTGGAGGGGGCCTATAAACAGTCGGATGTTCGGCAGTTGGCCGAGCTTTTGACCGGGATGAGCACCGCTCTTGGGCAGGGGTTCCTGTTTCGCGGGAAAATTGCGGAGCCGGGTGCGGAAACGGTTCTTGGTCATAGCTATGGCGGGGGGCAAGCCTCTGTTGACGATGTGATGGCGTTTCTCGAGGACGTGGCGCACCACCCCGATACGGCCCGTCACCTCGCGCGTAAACTGGCAGTACATTTCACCTCGGACATCCCCGACGAGGGGCTGATTTCCCAGATGGCCGATGCCTACCTCGCTTCCAAGGGGGAGTTGATGGCGGTCTATGACGCGCTGCTTCGGCACCCTTTCGCCTGGGACAGCTTCGGGCAGAAGATAAAACAACCGATGGATTTCGTATGCTCTGCCCTACGGGTGTTGGAGGTGCCGCCTGCGTCATTGCAAAATCTTAACCGTGCCAAACGCATGGCTTACATCACGTCCCCCATGGCGGGGATGGGGCAGCAATGGCTTCGGCCAAGCGGGCCGGACGGATGGCCTGAAGAGGCCGAGGCTTGGGTCACCCCGCAGGGCTTGGCAGCGCGGATCCAATGGGCCATGGCAATGCCCTCTGCGTTCTTTCGGGGCCTGCCGGACCCGCGAGAGTTTGTCGGCGCGGCGCTTGGCTCTATCGCAGATGAGAAAGTCAACTTTGCAGCACGCGCTGCGGAAACACGGCGAGAGGGCGTAGGGCTTATCCTCGC